From one Flavobacteriales bacterium genomic stretch:
- a CDS encoding S8 family serine peptidase, which produces MRRTLALLLIASSLIACRREELNGSADAGQGPVLQERSDLQTVPDGEPLTQDDLDRTVIGVLEARNDFRWEWVDMRTLWSAVQYNDHSLAIGYQPAHANSIEDALHAINIKSSPWIDVHDAIIDRVLTELNSGRTTGRITLDDILVEDDPVLPVITLRITDKRVITMLRNLRNVRYLEPLDYWPAAGQEGGRSTSGCSASTTALNAADVTTITPNARLPWNFNNHSVPAAWNSATGTGITVGVIDAGISSSQPLIGSDFNNGDSNVGRTLSAGYTFGGSAYSSCTHGTSMSGQAVGPRNSNGAATGVAYRSNLVFLRGCEDVVLNLSSEKTAVKNALIQMGDNQAVRVISMSIGTPFSSGVLSDGVNYAYGKGKMIMAAAGTSFSWTSWWGVIYPAALSKCVAVTGVKENGAKCSSCHDGSQVDLTICMERNASSNRNSLSLPSSGTAPTYIGGSSSATSTAAGIAALVWSAKPNATRAQVLQCLTSTAQFAGSPSSSKGYGNINAAAAVNCAQAL; this is translated from the coding sequence ATGCGCCGCACCCTCGCCCTCCTGTTGATCGCAAGCTCGTTGATTGCCTGCCGACGCGAAGAATTGAATGGGTCAGCCGATGCGGGACAAGGCCCTGTGCTGCAAGAGCGATCCGATCTTCAGACCGTGCCCGACGGCGAACCGCTCACGCAAGACGATCTGGACCGAACCGTGATCGGCGTGCTCGAAGCGCGCAACGATTTCCGATGGGAGTGGGTGGACATGCGCACCCTCTGGAGCGCCGTGCAGTACAATGACCATAGCCTGGCAATCGGCTACCAGCCCGCCCATGCCAACAGCATTGAAGATGCCCTGCACGCAATCAATATCAAGAGCTCCCCATGGATCGATGTGCATGATGCGATCATCGACCGGGTGCTCACCGAGCTGAACAGCGGACGCACCACCGGGCGCATCACGCTCGATGACATCCTTGTGGAGGACGACCCCGTGCTGCCGGTCATCACCTTGCGCATCACGGATAAGCGCGTGATCACCATGCTTCGCAACCTGCGCAATGTGCGCTACCTCGAGCCGCTGGATTACTGGCCAGCGGCTGGCCAGGAGGGCGGGCGCAGCACGAGCGGGTGCAGCGCATCCACCACCGCGCTCAATGCAGCGGACGTCACCACCATCACCCCGAATGCCCGGCTGCCCTGGAACTTCAACAACCATTCAGTGCCAGCAGCCTGGAATAGCGCAACGGGTACGGGCATCACTGTGGGCGTGATCGACGCCGGCATCAGTTCATCACAGCCGCTTATCGGCAGCGACTTCAACAACGGCGACAGCAATGTGGGCCGTACCCTGAGCGCAGGCTACACGTTCGGCGGATCGGCTTACAGCAGCTGCACACACGGCACCAGCATGAGCGGACAGGCTGTGGGCCCGCGGAACAGCAATGGCGCAGCCACAGGCGTGGCCTATCGCAGCAACCTGGTCTTCCTGCGCGGCTGCGAGGACGTCGTGCTCAACCTGAGCAGCGAGAAGACAGCCGTGAAGAACGCGTTGATCCAGATGGGAGACAACCAAGCGGTGCGCGTGATCAGCATGAGCATCGGAACGCCCTTCAGCAGCGGTGTGCTGAGCGATGGCGTGAACTACGCCTATGGCAAGGGCAAGATGATCATGGCCGCAGCAGGCACCAGCTTCAGCTGGACGAGCTGGTGGGGCGTGATCTATCCGGCGGCACTGAGCAAATGCGTGGCCGTGACGGGCGTGAAGGAGAATGGGGCGAAATGCTCCAGCTGCCACGACGGCAGCCAGGTGGACCTCACCATCTGCATGGAGCGCAATGCGAGCAGCAACCGCAATTCGCTCAGCCTCCCATCCAGCGGCACCGCGCCCACGTACATCGGTGGCAGCAGCAGCGCCACCAGTACGGCGGCCGGCATCGCGGCGCTGGTCTGGAGCGCCAAGCCCAATGCCACGCGCGCACAAGTGCTGCAATGCCTCACCAGCACCGCGCAGTTCGCCGGATCGCCCAGCAGCAGCAAGGGCTACGGCAACATCAACGCTGCGGCTGCCGTGAACTGCGCACAGGCCTTGTAG
- a CDS encoding alpha/beta fold hydrolase — translation MSTVALHYRRLGSPGATPVVILHGLFGTSDNWGSIGKELGEPTNGAAPLDVLLVDLRDHGRSPHTDGTSYPIMAADAHSLVTGLGLKDIVLVGHSMGGKAAMLFAQRWPELLKHLVVIDISPKEHANNHAHIIEALRTADLSAGRTRKDVEMHIAQHVKEPGVVQFLLKNLYWKDEGHLAWRMNVEGLRRDLGAILASIGPETVRVPTLFVRGGQSDYILREDIPAIKEQFVNSRVETVLFAGHWVHAQAPDEVVAWIREAAG, via the coding sequence ATGAGCACGGTCGCGCTGCATTACCGCCGACTTGGATCACCGGGTGCCACGCCCGTGGTGATCCTGCACGGGCTCTTCGGGACCAGCGACAATTGGGGGAGCATCGGCAAGGAGCTGGGCGAGCCCACCAACGGTGCAGCGCCGCTCGATGTGCTGCTGGTCGATCTGAGGGACCACGGCCGTTCGCCGCACACCGATGGCACCTCCTACCCCATCATGGCCGCCGATGCGCATTCCCTGGTCACCGGGCTTGGACTGAAGGACATCGTACTCGTGGGACATAGCATGGGCGGCAAGGCAGCCATGCTCTTCGCGCAGCGCTGGCCGGAGCTGCTCAAGCACCTCGTGGTGATCGACATCAGCCCGAAGGAGCATGCGAACAACCACGCACACATCATCGAGGCCCTGCGAACAGCGGACCTCAGCGCTGGCCGCACCCGCAAGGATGTCGAGATGCACATCGCTCAGCACGTGAAGGAACCGGGCGTGGTGCAGTTCCTCTTGAAGAACCTCTATTGGAAGGACGAAGGGCATTTGGCCTGGCGCATGAATGTGGAGGGCCTGCGGCGCGACCTAGGCGCCATACTCGCATCCATCGGTCCCGAAACGGTGCGCGTGCCCACCCTCTTCGTACGCGGCGGGCAGAGCGACTATATCCTCCGTGAGGACATCCCTGCCATCAAGGAGCAATTCGTGAACAGCCGCGTGGAGACGGTGCTATTCGCGGGGCATTGGGTGCATGCACAAGCACCGGATGAAGTAGTGGCGTGGATCAGAGAGGCGGCGGGGTGA
- a CDS encoding endonuclease/exonuclease/phosphatase family protein, which translates to MTHRQALLLAFALPLAACSQDKKEYLAALVGFYNVENIYDTLDAPGVDDAEFLPGSAKDWNSARYLSKLDRAAGVIASMGKELHPQGLALLGLAEVENRTVVEDLVKRDALKARNYKVVHVDGPDRRGVDVALIYNPALYKVFAHKSYRLTAADDTSFRTRDQLLVSGVLDGDTTHVIVAHWPSRRGGEKRSAPKRKLAAELGRRIIDSLLAITPDARIVYMGDLNDDPTNASVTRFLRASGDKAKAVNGTFFNPMHEPFSKGIGSLAWRDSWNLFDQACISPALVTGAGGRYRYYGVRIFNEPYLRQTEGNFAGYPFRTYVGDNYQAGYSDHFPVFLILVKEAAGAAR; encoded by the coding sequence ATGACACATCGCCAAGCCCTCCTACTCGCCTTCGCTTTGCCCCTGGCCGCCTGCAGCCAGGACAAGAAGGAATACCTGGCCGCACTCGTGGGCTTCTACAATGTGGAGAATATCTACGATACGCTGGATGCGCCCGGGGTTGACGATGCCGAGTTCCTGCCCGGCAGCGCCAAGGATTGGAACAGCGCGCGGTACTTGAGCAAGCTCGATCGCGCGGCGGGGGTGATCGCCAGCATGGGGAAGGAGCTGCATCCGCAAGGCTTGGCCCTATTGGGCCTTGCCGAGGTGGAGAACCGGACGGTTGTCGAGGACTTGGTGAAACGTGATGCGCTGAAGGCCCGCAACTACAAGGTGGTGCACGTGGATGGACCCGACCGCCGTGGCGTGGATGTGGCCCTGATCTACAATCCCGCGCTCTACAAGGTGTTCGCGCACAAGAGCTACCGCCTCACGGCTGCTGACGATACCAGCTTCCGCACGCGCGATCAATTGCTGGTGAGCGGCGTGCTCGACGGCGACACCACGCACGTGATCGTGGCGCACTGGCCCAGTCGCCGTGGCGGCGAGAAGCGCAGCGCGCCCAAACGCAAGCTCGCCGCCGAGCTCGGCCGGCGCATCATCGATTCCTTGCTCGCGATCACCCCCGACGCACGCATCGTGTACATGGGCGACCTGAACGACGACCCCACCAACGCAAGCGTTACGCGCTTCCTTCGCGCAAGCGGCGATAAGGCCAAGGCCGTGAACGGCACCTTCTTCAACCCCATGCACGAGCCTTTCTCCAAGGGCATCGGCTCCCTTGCCTGGCGCGACTCATGGAACCTGTTCGATCAGGCCTGCATCTCTCCGGCGCTGGTCACCGGGGCCGGTGGGCGCTACCGCTATTACGGCGTGCGCATCTTCAACGAGCCCTACCTGCGCCAGACCGAAGGGAACTTCGCCGGCTATCCCTTCCGCACCTATGTAGGCGACAATTACCAGGCGGGCTACAGCGACCACTTCCCCGTGTTCCTGATCCTGGTGAAGGAAGCGGCGGGCGCCGCGAGATGA